Part of the Chloroflexota bacterium genome is shown below.
CGTCCGGGTGGAGAAGGCGGATGGGAAGAGGGAGGTCCACCCCAAGGGAGTGGAGGCGCTCAACAGATAAATCCAGCCCCAAACTGGTATAATACGAAAGGAGTCTGAGAAGTTGCCTGAAATTGTCCGGCGGGAGGAGGTAGCCTCCCGCACCATCTTGCTGGAAATAGCTGCCCCGGAGGTCGCCCGAAAGGCCCAGGCGGGGCAGTTTGTTGTAGTTATTCCCGACGAAAGGGGGGAGCGCATCCCCCTTACTCTGGCCGACTGGGACCCCGAAGCGGGCACTATCACCATTGTCTTCCTCGTGGTCGGCACCAGCACCCAAAAACTGGCCTGGCTCGCCACCGGGGACAGCGTCGCCCACCTGGCGGGACCCCTGGGCCGGCCCACCGAGGTGGAGAATTTCGGCACAGTGGCGGTAGTGGGGGGCGGGGTGGGCCTCGCCGCCGTTTTCCCCATCGCCCGGGCCCTCAAAGACGCCGGAAACAGGGTCATCACGGTTATGGGCGCCCGGTGCCGGGAACTCATCTTCTGGGAAGACCGGCTATGCAGGGTAAGCGATGAGCTCATCATCACCACCGATGACGGCTCCTACGGCCGCAAAGGGGTGGTCACCCAGCCCCTCCAGGAACTCCTCCAGGCCGGTCAACGGCTGGACCGGGTCATCGCGGTGGGGCCCACGGTGATGATGCGCTTCGTGGCCAAAACCACCCAGCCCTTCGGGGTAAAGACCATCGTCAGCCTAAACCCCCTGATGCTGGACGCCACCGGCATGTGCGGTGTTTGCCGGGTGAGGGTAGGCGAGCTGACCAAGTTCGCCTGCGTGGACGGCCCGGATTTTGACGCCCACAAGGTGGACTGGGAACTCCTCAAGGCCCGACAGCGGAGCTATTGCGATGAAGAGAAGTGCTCCCTGGAGCGCCTGGAGCACCTCGCCCCGAAGAACCCGGGGGAGGGCGGCCATGCCCGAGCTTAAGCCTAACCGGACGCCCCTGTCCCACCGCGACCCCCACGCGCGCCGCCAGGACTTCCAGGAGGTCGCCCTTGGCTTCTCCCCCGAGGCCGCTAAAGAGGAGGCCTCGCGCTGCCTAACCTGTCCCAAGCCCAAGTGCGTCCCGGGCTGCCCCGCAGGTATAGATATACCCAGCTTCATCAAGGCCATCCAGGAAGAGGACATGCCCCTGGCAGTGAGGGTCCTCAAGGATAATAACAGCCTGCCCGGGGTCTGCGGCCGGGTCTGCCCTCAGGAGACGCAGTGCGAGGTCCGTTGCGTGGTGGGGAAAAAGGGCCAGCCTCTGGCCATAGGAGGCCTGGAGCGATACGTGGCCGACTGGCAGCGCCGTGAGAGATACCCCGACGCCCCCCTGCAGGCCAGGCCCACGGGGAAGAAGGTGGCAGTGGTGGGGTCGGGTCCGGCGGGCCTCACCTGCGCCGCTGATCTTGCCCGGGCCGGCCACCAGGTGAGCGTCTTTGAAGCCCTCCATGTCCCCGGGGGCGTCCTGGTCTATGGCATCCCCGAGTTCCGCCTCCCCAAGGAGATTGTCAGGATGGAGGTGGACTACATCCGCTCGCTGGGGGTGGACGTCCGGCTGGACATGGTTGTGGGCAACACCTTCACCCTGGACGAGCTTCTGGCCTCCGGGTATCACGCCA
Proteins encoded:
- a CDS encoding sulfide/dihydroorotate dehydrogenase-like FAD/NAD-binding protein, with the protein product MPEIVRREEVASRTILLEIAAPEVARKAQAGQFVVVIPDERGERIPLTLADWDPEAGTITIVFLVVGTSTQKLAWLATGDSVAHLAGPLGRPTEVENFGTVAVVGGGVGLAAVFPIARALKDAGNRVITVMGARCRELIFWEDRLCRVSDELIITTDDGSYGRKGVVTQPLQELLQAGQRLDRVIAVGPTVMMRFVAKTTQPFGVKTIVSLNPLMLDATGMCGVCRVRVGELTKFACVDGPDFDAHKVDWELLKARQRSYCDEEKCSLERLEHLAPKNPGEGGHARA